Proteins found in one Plasmodium knowlesi strain H genome assembly, chromosome: 12 genomic segment:
- a CDS encoding DnaJ protein, putative, which yields MKSDTKLDLYEILGVKKNASVKEIAKAYRILVLTYHPDKFAARRGKVVGEKSKTGSEEKENGKLDVLDKETVDEEVNDGEEETLTLEKCKEMFLQIQKAYEILRDPEKRKNYDEYGLEDDEYIEFKNYLNPKLFHERIKVEDILNYEKKYKNSSDEKEDLLEFYNKFNGNLTHILEYIPFSEEADLTRYIDIYNSLFKSKEIKKTPDYDKTLKNINNIIKKYSNLKKKDSKMNKKRKNSTPPLDDLVLAIRNNEAKRTIKINNLLSNIEKEYQKKNPKKRKIKPPTEEELNEISKRLEENKKKNAASKKLKSA from the coding sequence atgaagagcgaTACAAAATTGGACCTTTATGAAATCCTgggggtgaagaaaaatgcaagCGTAAAGGAAATTGCCAAGGCGTACAGAATACTGGTACTAACGTACCACCCGGATAAGTTTGCCGCCAGGAGGGGCAAGGTAGTAGGGGAGAAGAGCAAGACAGGCTcggaagagaaggagaacgGAAAGCTAGACGTACTTGATAAAGAAACAGTAGACGAGGAGGTGAACGATGGGGAAGAGGAAACGCTCACCCTGGAGAAGTGCAAGGAAATGTTTCTTCAAATACAAAAGGCATACGAAATATTGAGAGACCcggagaagaggaagaattaTGATGAGTACGGATTGGAGGATGATGAATATatagaatttaaaaattatttaaaccCCAAGTTATTTCATGAGAGAATTAAAGTAGAGGATATATTAAACTatgaaaagaaatacaaaaatagtTCAGATGAGAAGGAGGACTTGCTCGAATTTTACAACAAATTTAATGGAAATTTAACACACATTTTGGAGTACATTCCATTCAGTGAAGAAGCAGATTTGACAAGGTACATAGATATCTACAATAGTTTATTCAAGTCCAAGGAAATTAAGAAAACTCCTGATTATGATAAGACTCtaaaaaatatcaacaacattattaaaaaatattccaatttgaagaaaaaggattcaaaaatgaataagaaaaggaaaaattctacccccccccttgacGATTTGGTTTTGGCCATTCGAAATAATGAAGCGAAGAGgacgataaaaataaacaacctGCTTTCCAACATTGAGAAAGAATACCAGAAAAAGAACCCCAAGAAGAGAAAGATTAAGCCACCCACGGAGGAAGAGTTGAACGAAATTAGCAAGCGGCTCgaggagaataaaaaaaagaacgctGCGTCCAAGAAGTTGAAGAGTGCATGA
- a CDS encoding HSP20-like chaperone, putative produces MKKIKMFLSVLFTLHCKEAHYVHSIHAYQGTHNRKITNSVLYLDRQSCDPFLHSLIRKRKPSTGSTENKIRCTPTKKEEEEDAAFGIELENLVKDLEEGKYGDESLNLYREVERRNSEEEEKEAEGMKKTEEQIDMHDVEGVINNTDDTLKTSVRKAFYNTDLSEQDSQDVKREYNMMKKIEKTFDDIDDMNYPKEKLNMKNVLDKISSMKDSENSETPFKDTAKTLMKYKGLLHMPYEQCRLLNGDELHWRESLDHIELNIPIFEETDNKHILFQFGNDHIKLEVLRNGNKVLLLNHKLCGKVNYGDAYWVITGDYKEDQKHINLVIPKMGAFKYIWEKLLQDGEQGT; encoded by the exons atgaaaaaaataaaaatgtttttgaGCGTCTTATTCACGCTCCACTGCAAGGAAGCCCACTATGTACACTCCATCCACGCGTACCAAGGGACACATAACAGGAAGATAACCAACTCGGTGTTGTATCTAGACAGACAGTCATGTGATCCCTTTTTACATTCCCTCATTCGGAAGAGAAAGCCCTCCACTGGAAGCACAGAGAACAAGATCAGATGTACCCCgacgaagaaggaagaagaggaagacgcTGCATTTGGAATTGAGCTGgag AATCTCGTGAAAGATTTAGAAGAGGGGAAATATGGGGATGAGTCACTGAACCTATACAGGGAGGTGGAG CGCAGGAActcagaggaagaagaaaaggaagccgaagggatgaaaaaaacagaagagcAAATAGACATGCACGATGTCGAAGGAGTAATTAACAATACGGATGACACTCTTAAGACCTCCGTCAGAAAGGCATTTTACAACACAGATCTAAGTGAACAGGATAGCCAAGATGTGAAGAGAGAATATAacatgatgaaaaaaattgaaaaaactTTTGATGACATTGACGATATGAATTATCCTAAGGAGAAATtaaacatgaaaaatgttttGGATAAAATTAGCTCCATGAAAGACTCAGAGAATTCAGAGACGCCATTCAAGGACACTGCAAAGACTTTGATGAAG TACAAGGGGCTGTTGCACATGCCATATGAGCAGTGTAGGTTGCTTAATGGTGACGA GCTCCACTGGAGAGAATCGCTGGATCACATCGAGTTAAATATCCCCATTTTTGAAG AAACCGATAACAAACATATACTCTTCCAATTCGGAAATGACCACATCAAGTTGGAAGTCCTCAGGAATGGCAACAAAGTCCTTCTGCTAAATCATAAG cTATGTGGGAAGGTAAACTACGGAGACGCGTACTGGGTGATAACTGGTGATTACAAAGAGGATCAGAAGCATATCAATTTGGTCATTCCAAAAATGGGGgcttttaaatatatatgggaGAAATTGTTGCAGGACGGGGAACAGGGGACCTAG
- a CDS encoding DNA-directed RNA polymerase, alpha subunit, putative, translated as MMWLIGLPTWVHLLIITCNALQIRKSCFIPSYQNVWPIESNCEGKVHTQNCSSSRRCSRRKGGEQNKWIAFSKDDEIEEIRIPEQPTDDYKMGRRKQFIKKYQVKREEVEEYIEQMKRNSSSGYEPQFPKDAFRTPDGLTNVILDYKYKNDNLKIHNYYSFFVYFLKKLAEQSEKKKKKKKKEINEPNDEEDQMDREPLISIQDFLFLKKKGFFEGELYTWKNWIILNRGEWEDYIGYGEVDKEKEYQIETLRKMVEPKMKRMPIEYWGSFRAIDFNVNHYPIYKKLYDFFDKISVSGNEPNEKFYPFLFYPRFSVRRDRSGLGYGDAQFFGNYGDIYKKREERLRRLRADGNVGEGVVDTAGIDTHTSGESESVVHSSLHRESFIDKYDFGPNDIKVEEATDIIKYPQNGRLYQKFYIGPLNITDGHTFGTLLKYVCQTQVYGYAIVAIKVHNMNEDTRIDNVQEDLLEIALNLSDVCIYSKEINIETNVRLIFKGPLMVVAGMIPLPSHLQVVNKEQYICTLKEDGYLDISIKIEYGKGHWLTYEKGLYKREVGSDNECMKKRQVKEVVEKNYMPISASFGSCRMVRMAVHKIATKYWCEDRCEFTDPKQMLVMEIWSDCRMLPKNVLLYGIKNIKKILRKFREMIISDTDFPSDVEDEEIKKLWPAIDRYKFLQTKQKMEGGPPIYDVDTQSDSGGNKGAGDGNGERDAHSQLGSQNLLDSFSQKLVDPDNFPKHSNILLPLEDTPPPFLDTLEWLKMEVKKDKIRKKRKSSEKKTSKAANKRTFDYDDYLDDSLGDILDEG; from the coding sequence ATGATGTGGCTGATAGGTCTTCCTACATGGGTCCACCTCCTGATTATAACCTGCAATGCTCTACAAATTCGGAAAAGTTGCTTCATACCTAGTTACCAAAATGTGTGGCCCATCGAAAGCAACTGCGAGGGAAAAGTGCACACACAAAACTGCAGTAGCAGTCGCCGCTGTAGCAGGAGGAAAGGAGGGGAACAGAACAAATGGATCGCATTTAGCAAAGATGACGAGATAGAGGAAATCAGGATACCAGAACAACCGACTGATGATtataaaatgggaagaaggaaacaattcataaaaaagtatcaagtgaaaagggaagaagtagAGGAATACatagaacaaatgaaaagaaattcaAGTAGTGGATATGAACCTCAATTTCCAAAGGATGCTTTTAGGACCCCAGATGGATTAACAAATGTCATTTTGGATtataaatacaaaaatgataatttaaAGATTCATAATTAttactctttttttgtgtatttcttaaaaaagctagctgagcaatcggaaaaaaaaaagaaaaaaaaaaaaaaagaaataaatgagcCAAATGACGAAGAAGATCAAATGGATAGAGAACCACTAATTAGCATACAagattttctcttcctaaaaaagaagggattCTTTGAAGGAGAATTGTACACATGGAAAAATTGGATTATTCTTAATCGTGGAGAGTGGGAAGATTACATCGGCTACGGAGAAGTagacaaagaaaaagaataccAAATTGAGACGCTACGAAAAATGGTAGAGCCCAAGATGAAAAGAATGCCTATAGAATACTGGGGTAGCTTTAGGGCAATCGACTTCAATGTGAATCATTATCCCATTTACAAAAAGTTGTATGATTTTTTTGACAAGATCAGTGTGAGTGGCAACGAGCCGAACGAGAAGTTTTACCCCTTCCTCTTCTATCCCCGGTTTAGTGTGCGCAGGGATAGATCGGGGCTGGGCTATGGGGACGCGCAGTTTTTCGGTAATTACGGAGACATCTACAAGAAGCGCGAAGAACGCCTGCGCAGGTTGCGTGCTGATGGTAATGTTGGCGAAGGGGTTGTGGACACTGCAGGAATCGATACGCACACATCGGGCGAGAGTGAAAGCGTAGTGCATTCCAGCCTGCACAGGGAGAGCTTCATAGACAAATACGATTTCGGGCCAAATGACATCAAAGTAGAGGAAGCGACAGACATAATAAAGTATCCACAGAACGGGAGGCTCTACCAGAAGTTTTACATTGGGCCCCTAAACATAACCGATGGGCATACCTTTGGCACTCTCTTGAAATACGTATGTCAGACTCAGGTGTATGGGTATGCCATAGTCGCCATTAAAGTCCATAACATGAATGAAGATACTCGAATAGACAATGTACAGGAGGATCTCCTAGAAATTGCACTTAATTTATCtgatgtatgtatatacagcaaagaaataaatatagaGACAAACGTACGACTCATTTTTAAAGGACCTTTGATGGTAGTAGCAGGGATGATACCCCTACCATCTCACCTACAAGTAGTTAATAAGGAGCAGTACATCTGTACACTGAAAGAAGATGGTTATCTAGACATTTCGATAAAAATCGAATATGGAAAAGGTCACTGGCTAACATACGAAAAGGGATTATATAAAAGAGAAGTGGGTTCCGATAACGaatgtatgaaaaaaagacaagTGAAGGAAGTTGTTGAAAAGAATTATATGCCTATAAGTGCTAGCTTTGGTAGCTGTCGTATGGTACGTATGGCTGTACATAAAATAGCCACTAAGTATTGGTGTGAAGATAGGTGTGAATTTACCGACCCCAAACAAATGCTTGTAATGGAAATATGGAGCGACTGTAGGATGCTTCCCAAGAATGTCCTGCTGTatggaattaaaaatataaaaaaaattttgagaaAATTCAGAGAGATGATAATTTCCGACACAGATTTCCCATCCGATGTGGAAGACGAGGAGATAAAGAAGCTGTGGCCTGCCATTGATCGGTACAAATTTTTACAGACCAAGCAGAAGATGGAGGGAGGCCCACCAATCTATGACGTGGACACGCAGAGTGATAGCGGAGGAAATAAGGGCGCAGGTGACGGGAATGGTGAGCGAGATGCACACAGTCAATTGGGTAGCCAGAACTTGTTAGACTCATTTTCGCAAAAGCTTGTGGACCCGGACAACTTTCCCAAGCACTCAAATATCCTCCTGCCGCTGGAGGATACACCACCCCCCTTCCTGGATACCCTGGAGTGGCTAAAAATGGAGGTAAAGAAAGACAAAATTcgaaagaagaggaaaagttcagagaaaaaaacttccAAAGCGGCTAACAAGCGCACCTTCGATTATGACGACTACCTGGACGACAGTTTGGGCGATATACTGGATGAGGGCTGA
- a CDS encoding CKK domain-containing protein, putative: MDTRKCSKITSGKEKKKNWHKGEKGRKIPYCVNYDVLLRNCKEEQYIDLNLEVNYNLEELLAHKDNIKKCFHENNTLSKNDLRKNRRSYHYDDEHGLVCATDGISPSCYDSGYGKKDACGERDRAEKHIYRNSEYIDEGHTSDSSYSYCSNVTDSSTEYEKTNGMNFSQRITYDSIILEDKVNLFDTVLAPKGINKNRKGEKNNFFCPPSAGINGDNTNIGDTYIRTELSYEDRKYGREGGTSPFHARETPKDPFPSTNLDGTPLMNLKCHKKYSNPASQKVEEEILQKYEKIIKIMKYLRRIKNKYPQIEATISILSSHIKNVTFNCEKMFYSRQEMNDFLKKIYIYQIYLLKKVVFKNPRDRRNENSFKGIFEAASPVEARMNWKDRPSFRDYSEVPEGINRDAHFMFQHMRENKSIKSARGVQQENLDEEGWINFSSVIKHEEKTPYPLSKDTQIMGSAMKEKKIDTSLTERSAENGMYKKGKLKNRDKYKSSELFRGREKTTQDDDPLGSEANSMNSFANLYAEGEEKTSAYYANLRDTYREALKKHMHTNEEKFRSGKNRKQSRIKKEHILQEDSLNHRSAYRKSENSTMSDDADGQPEHEPVREETKKQPQGWSYKRDFPLNTHLIRYESKKGDSSRLNKCIPQDNINNKEYKGRSTLSDAIRKNYLDVVNGQKYGPKGEPIYGTFLKALNLARSETPPGRNPSKGETARNDPEGKERNNQKTIVLFYDINKELSAISNRDSVIHALKHALLNKPYNFSALQNFLFKINVELVEYKNFILLLTRNIKKPHLEALYGLNDFSVFEKVYGKKVAPRFLVSNKVKTFYKYDTFYRRFKELTNVRDFSGITDAVELI, from the exons ATGGACACGCGGAAATGCTCAAAAATTACGtcagggaaggaaaaaaaaaaaaactggcaCAAAGGTGAAAAAGGTAGAAAGATTCCCTACTGTGTGAACTACGATGTTCTCCTGAGAAATTGTAAAGAGGAACAATATATAGATCTTAACCTGGAAGTTAATTACAATTTGGAGGAATTATTAGCTCACAAGgacaacataaaaaaatgttttcatgAGAATAATACGCTGAGTAAAAACGATCTGCGGAAGAATAGGAGGAGTTACCATTACGACGATGAACATGGCCTCGTTTGCGCGACGGATGGAATTTCCCCCTCTTGTTATGACTCAGGGTATGGGAAAAAAGATGCATGTGGTGAACGAGACAGAGCGGAAAAACACATATATCGAAATAGCGAATATATCGATGAGGGTCATACATCCGACTCAAGCTACAGCTATTGCTCCAACGTAACGGACAGTTCTACAGAGTATGAAAAAACGAATGGCATGAATTTTTCACAACGCATCACCTATGACAGTATCATTTTGGAGGACAAGGTGAATTTATTTGATACTGTGTTAGCCCCAAAGGGAATCaacaaaaatagaaaaggcgaaaaaaataattttttctgtcctCCATCGGCTGGCATAAATGGGGACAACACAAATATAGGCGATACTTATATAAGAACTGAGCTAAGTTATGAAGACAGAAAATACGGACGGGAGGGGGGTACATCCCCTTTCCACGCG AGGGAAACGCCCAAGGACCCGTTCCCCTCAACGAACCTAGATGGAACCCCATTGATGAACTTAAAAtgtcacaaaaaatattccaacCCAGCGAGCCaaaaagtagaagaagaaatcctccaaaaatatgaaaaaattataaaaattatgaagtatttgagaagaataaaaaataaatacccTCAAATAGAAGCAACTATTTCGATACTGTCCAGTCATATTAAAAATGTCACATTCAATTGTGAGAAAATGTTTTATTCAAGACAAGAGATGAAtgattttttgaaaaaaatttacatttaCCAGATTTACCTCCTCAAAA AAgtcgtttttaaaaatccgAGGGacagaaggaatgaaaattcCTTCAAAGGCATCTTTGAAGCTGCGTCACCGGTGGAGGCACGAATGAATTGGAAGGACCGACCAAGCTTCAG AGATTATTCGGAAGTCCCCGAAGGCATCAACAGGGATGCCCACTTCATGTTCCAGCACATGAGAGAAAACAAATCTATAAAGTCTGCAAGGGGAGTGCAACAGGAAAATTTGGACGAGGAAGGATGGATTAATTTTAGTAGCGTGATAAAACACGAAGAAAAGACACCTTACCCTTTAAGCAAAGACACACAAATAATGGGCAGTgcaatgaaggaaaagaaaatagacACCAGCCTTACTGAAAGAAGCGCAGAAAATGGAAtgtacaaaaagggaaagctAAAGAACAGGGATAAATATAAAAGTAGTGAATTATTTAGGGGAcgagaaaaaacaacacaGGACGATGATCCGTTAGGAAGTGAAGCAAACTCAATGAACAGTTTCGCCAATTTGTATGCAGAGGGTGAAGAGAAAACGTCTGCCTACTACGCTAACCTGAGAGATACATATAGAGAAGCCctaaaaaaacatatgcacacaaatgaagaaaaatttcgaagtggaaaaaatagaaaacaaagtagaataaaaaaggaacacatcCTACAGGAAGATTCATTGAACCATAGAAGTGCCTATCGGAAGAGCGAAAATTCTACTATGTCAGATGATGCAGATGGACAGCCTGAACACGAACCTGTAAGAGAAGAAACAAAGAAACAACCACAAGGATGGTCATATAAACGGGATTTCCCACTTAATACACATTTGATACGATATGAGTCGAAAAAAGGAGACTCGAGTAGACTTAATAAGTGTATCCCCCAAGACAATATAAACAATAAGGAATACAAGGGGAGAAGCACTCTAAGTGACgccataagaaaaaattacctaGACGTTGTAAATGGGCAGAAGTATGGGCCCAAAGGTGAACCCATATATGGGACATTCCTAAAAGCCCTCAATTTAGCAAGGAGTGAAACACCCCCGGGGAGAAATCCATCCAAAGGGGAAACGGCTAGAAATGATCctgagggaaaggaaaggaacaatCAGAAGACGATTGTACTCTTTTATGATATAAATAAAGAGCTAAGTGCCATATCAAACAGGGACTCCGTCATACACGCGCTGAAGCATGCGCTTCTGAACA AGCCCTACAACTTCAGCGCGCTGCAAAACTTCCTATTCAAAATAAACGTGGAGCTGGTGGAGTACAAAAACTTCATCCTGCTTCTAACTCGGAACATAAAGAAACCTCACCTGGAAGCCCTATATGGCTTGAACGATTTTTCGGTGTTTGAAAAG GTGTACGGGAAGAAGGTGGCACCCCGATTTTTGGTCTCCAATAAGGTTAAAACTTTTTACAAGTATGATACATTCTACCGAAGATTTAAGGAACTCACAAATGTGCGCGATTTCAGCGGGATAACTGATGCAGTGGAGTTAATTTAG
- a CDS encoding GTPase-activating protein, putative, whose translation MHNDNFLEDPHDIQFEDFLNHFILLQNEKKIPTGNNDEEESAAKVEFVKSSEEKKNLQEGRNNFVQSIANGIINNEPNTILFRRIYWPLLIGIYHPTTLYELTKGVQKKRNLYKQDKDEYITKQSNLNIQKLDPQIFHPLSSDDKNPWTLKQKNQELNEEIKQDILRTHSEKNLFQNEAVRDTLCKILFLWAKKNPSVSYKQGMNELVAIFFIVNYREQVCPDILNLKNDQFWKEYVTLFDRDEVEADTYILFDHFMNMGLKYLFSSPEEKKNQATKNSSKTVLLHKCTYIFHKLLKNMDKLLYNHLISLSIEPQIFLLRWIRLFYCREFPIDDTVILWDNFFSDCYLTNWENGFPAEITGDTIEVAHMTSNVFPLVDYFAISMILFIRSFLLENDENYCLKRLFKYPPVENIRILIDLSFKIKARSDKKDKCAKRDDVPVSSSVAVDGNSSVGGCLDSFQPKNQAKDGAVNLARTSGNNNIVSDHLERNRYKPTANILMLNKETKILNTPAMLSRINSKLNSVIDSLNNLSFIVGNEKNRVELQQNVFRLREIFRELKSMEHNYAEPMQEDLEVNWKKETPPIYFG comes from the exons ATGCATAACGATAACTTTCTGGAAGATCCACATGACATCCAATTTGAGGACTTTTTAAatcattttattcttcttcaaaatgaaaagaaaataccAACAGGTAATaacgatgaggaggaaagtgCTGCAAAAGTTGAATTCGTTAAATCTtcggaagagaagaagaacctccaggaaggaaggaacaaTTTCGTGCAGTCCATAGCCAATGGCATTATAAACAACGAACCTAATACGATCCTCTTTAGAAGAATATATTGGCCCCTACTAATAGGAATTTACCATCCCACTACTCTATATGAACTAACAAAGGgcgtacagaaaaaaagaaatctgTATAAACAGGACAAAGACGAATACATCACAAAGCAGTCTAACTTAAATATTCAAAAGTTGGACCCTCAGATTTTTCACCCCCTGTCATCGGATGATAAAAATCCATGGACACTAAAGCAGAAGAATCAAGaattaaatgaagaaataaaacaagACATTTTAAGAACCCACTCagaaaaaaatctttttcaaaatgaggCAGTAAGAGACACATTATGTAAAATTCTCTTCCTCTGGGCCAAAAAAAATCCATCAGTATCGTATAAACAGGGAATGAACGAATTagtagctattttttttattgttaatTATCGTGAACAAGTGTGCCCCgacattttaaatttaaaaaatgatcaaTTTTGGAAGGAGTATGTTACCCTGTTTGATAGGGACGAAGTCGAGGCAGACACTTACATACTGTTTGACCACTTCATGAACATGGGGTTGAAATATTTATTCTCTTCCcccgaagaaaaaaaaaaccaagcAACAAAGAATTCTTCCAAAACCGTCCTCCTACACAAGTGCACTTATATATTCCATAAGTTactaaaaaatatggataaATTATTGTACAATCATTTGATCTCTCTGAGTATTGAGCCTCagatttttcttctccgGTGGATCCGTCTTTTTTATTGTAGAGAATTTCCCATTGATGACACCGTCATTTTGTGGGACAACTTTTTCTCAG ATTGCTATTTAACAAACTGGGAAAACGGTTTCCCTGCCGAAATCACAGGCGATACCATAGAAGTTGCCCACATGACATCAAATGTCTTTCCCTTGGTGGACTACTTTGCCATCTCCATGATCCTGTTCATCAGGTCATTCTTGCTAGAAAACGACGAGAATTATTGCCTAAAAAGGCTTTTTAAATACCCCCCCGTTGAAAACATAAGGATATTAATAGATttatcttttaaaattaaagcGAGAAGTGATAAGAAGGACAAGTGCGCAAAAAGGGATGACGTACCAGTGTCCAGCAGTGTCGCTGTGGACGGCAATTCGAGTGTGGGAGGATGTCTTGATTCTTTTCAGCCTAAAAATCAGGCCAAAGATGGGGCAGTAAATTTGGCAAGAACTAGCGGTAACAACAACATAGTGAGTGATCACCTCGAACGAAATAGGTATAAGCCAACCGCCAACATCCTTATGTTAAATAAAGAGACCAAAATTCTAAACACCCCCGCGATGTTATCCAGAATTAACAGTAAACTAAACAGTGTCATTGACAGCTTGAATAATTTATCCTTCATTGTTGGGAATGAAAAGAACCGAGTAGAGCTCCAACAAAATGTATTTCGTCTGAGAGAAATATTCCGAGAATTGAAAAGCATGGAACATAATTATGCAGAGCCCATGCAGGAGGATTTGGAGGTGAACTGGAAAAAGGAGACACCCCCAATTTATTTCGGTTGA
- a CDS encoding dihydroorotase, putative codes for MEPLQIPLGDDMHCHLRQGDMLSFTVGAIKKGGCDRVLVMPNTTPIISTCEEAKKYRSELIKQDPSVDYLMTLYLNRKTDSNDILRNHEECNLQGVKIYPSNVTTNSNHGVTTLEAYYEIFHTLEKLNKSLHIHCEEPNVNPLYAERSYVQHIHDLAVHFPHLKIVLEHISTVEMINLVRTYPNIAGSVTPHHLQLTIDDVVDTESYDYAPNVVTIEKYIKNVYNYCKPLPKTIDDKVALCKIIQEGFPRIFLGSDSAPHYREHKNDPHYKPGIYTQPFLMSYVSHIFNKINSLDKVENFACKNAAIFLNLKEKKTDTNEQSLSLRIQKKGLKIPDEYFGVVPFLAGQTIDFTASFVGADV; via the coding sequence ATGGAACCGCTGCAGATTCCCCTGGGAGACGACATGCACTGCCACCTGAGGCAGGGTGACATGCTGAGCTTCACCGTTGGGGCAATCAAGAAGGGGGGGTGCGACCGCGTGCTCGTAATGCCCAACACCACACCAATCATAAGCACCTGTGAAGAagccaaaaaatatagaagcGAGCTAATCAAGCAGGACCCCAGCGTGGACTACCTAATGACGTTATACTTGAACAGAAAAACAGATTCAAATGACATCCTCAGAAACCACGAAGAATGCAATTTGCAAGGAGTTAAAATATACCCCAGCAATGTAACAACCAACTCTAATCATGGAGTTACAACGTTAGAAGCATATTATGAAATTTTCCATACACTTGAAAAGTTAAACAAAAGTTTGCACATACATTGTGAAGAACCCAACGTGAATCCACTTTATGCAGAAAGGAGTTACGTACAGCATATACATGACTTGGCTGTCCACTTCCCCCATTTGAAAATCGTACTAGAACACATTTCTACGGTAGAAATGATAAACTTGGTTAGGACATACCCGAACATCGCAGGTTCAGTTACTCCGCACCATTTGCAACTAACCATAGACGATGTTGTAGACACGGAGAGCTACGACTATGCTCCTAACGTGGTAACCATAGAgaagtatataaaaaatgtatataattaTTGCAAGCCTTTGCCAAAAACAATTGATGATAAGGTAGCTTTGTGTAAGATTATACAGGAAGGGTTCCCCCGGATTTTCCTTGGATCCGATTCTGCACCCCATTATAGAGAACACAAAAATGATCCTCACTATAAACCAGGAATATACACACAGCCATTTCTCATGTCGTATGTTTctcacatttttaacaaaattaattctTTGGACAAGGTAGAAAATTTTGCCTGCAAAAAtgctgcaatttttttaaatttaaaggagaaaaaaacagatacAAATGAACAGTCCCTTTCTCTTCGTATACAAAAGAAAGGATTAAAAATTCCTGATGAATATTTTGGGGTCGTCCCCTTTTTGGCTGGACAAACAATTGATTTCACAGCGTCGTTTGTGGGTGCAGATGTGTGA